The following are encoded in a window of Longimicrobium sp. genomic DNA:
- a CDS encoding OB-fold nucleic acid binding domain-containing protein — MTDQLATAYRTRAAGSLRAADAGNPVTVAGWVHRRRDLGGIVFLDLRDREGLVQVSFDPAWTPADALAEARRLGPEDVVQVEGTIFPRIHGQHNDALATGEVEVRGTALRVLTRAEPLPIQVDYAADEELPAEELRLRYRYLDLRRPALQRNLVIRHGAALATRAFLSEQGFLEIETPLLTKP; from the coding sequence ATGACCGACCAACTCGCCACCGCGTACCGCACCCGCGCAGCCGGCTCGCTGCGCGCGGCCGATGCAGGCAACCCCGTCACCGTGGCCGGCTGGGTGCACCGCCGCCGCGACCTGGGCGGCATCGTTTTCCTGGACCTGCGCGACCGCGAGGGCCTCGTGCAGGTGTCGTTCGACCCGGCGTGGACGCCGGCCGACGCGCTGGCCGAGGCGCGGCGGCTGGGGCCGGAGGACGTGGTTCAGGTGGAAGGCACCATCTTTCCGCGCATCCACGGCCAGCACAACGACGCCCTGGCCACCGGCGAGGTGGAGGTGCGCGGCACGGCGCTTCGCGTGCTGACCCGCGCCGAGCCGCTCCCCATCCAGGTGGACTACGCCGCCGACGAGGAGCTGCCGGCCGAGGAGCTGCGGCTGCGCTACCGCTACCTGGACCTGCGCCGGCCGGCCCTGCAGCGCAACCTGGTCATCCGCCACGGGGCGGCGCTGGCCACGCGGGCGTTCCTGTCGGAGCAGGGCTTTCTTGAGATCGAAACGCCGCTGCTCACCAAGCCCA